The genomic stretch TTATGGATGACCAAAAAAGATTTTGAGAAGTACGCAGATAACCAATTAATAATAAAAAGAACAACTGCTGTAAAGGAATATCGGCAAAATAGTAAAAGGAATTCCACTAAAGAACTATCAAAATATCCTTATCGCTTTGGGGAATGCAGATATGAAGATAAAGATTATATACTAATCCCGAGGACATCATCAGAGTCTCGTGAATATGTGCCAATGGGATATTTCACAGATCGATCAGTGGCCTCAGACTCTGCGGTGGCAGTCTACGGTGCCCCGATCTGGCTCCTCGGTATCCTACAATCTCGCATGCATATGACTTGGCTTCGCTCAGTTGGTGGGAAAATGAAAACGGATTATCGCTATTCAGCAGGCATGGTTTACAATACTTTCCCAATTTCCAAGCTTTCAACCCAACGTAAAAATGTCCTTGAAGAAGCCGTTTTAGAGATGCTGGATGTCCGTGAGGAAGAAGGTGGTACACTTGCTGAGCTATATGGTGGCGCGAATAAACCTATGAACGCAAGATTACGCGAAGCACACGAAAAGATTGACGGCATTGTGGAACGTGCTTATAAGCAAGAACCTTTCAAATCCGATGAGGAACGATTGAATGTACTGTTGAAGCTTTATCAAGAAATGGTAAATGAGGAGAAAAAATGACATCAAATATTTTTGAAATTAATTATAATGGTACTGGACAAAGCCAAAATACAAATGCGTTAGGAATGCGTGAGATGCAGGCGCGTGTCTATGAAAAACGTACATCTCAATATCTATTAGTTAAAGCTCCCCCTGCATCAGGGAAATCACGCGCTTTGATGTTTGTAGCTTTGGATAAGCTCGCAAATCAAGGCATAAAAAAAGTAATTATTGCAGTTCCAGAACGTTCAATTGGAAAATCTTTTCAAACCACAGAACTAGCAAAATTCGGCTTCTTCTCTGATTGGATTATTAATCCCAAAAACAATCTCATGGATCGTGGAACAAGTGAAAGTAAAGTGTCTCAGTTTGTTAATTTTATTCGTTCAACAAACTCAGAAGATAATATTATGGTTTGCACCCACGCGACTCTACGTTTTGCTTTTGAAAAATTGAATGATTCTGACTTTGACAATGTTTTACTTGCCATTGATGAGTTTCATCATGTATCACAAGATGATAATTCTGTTCTTGGTAATGCGATGCGTAAAATTATGGGAAATTCTTCTGCGCATATCATTGCAATGACAGGTTCCTACTTTCGAGGTGATTCAGTACCAATTTTAGAGTCTACTGATGAGCAAAAATTTGATAAGGCAACCTATACTTATTTTGAACAACTTGAAGGTTATAAATATCTAAAGAGTTTTGCAATGGGCTATAGCTTTTATCGAGGTCGTTATACTGATGCACTTTCAGAAGTTTTGGATACCTCAAAGAAAACAATTATTCATATTCCAAATGTAAATTCCGGCGAATCCACCAAAGATAAATATGATGAAGTTGACCGTATTCTAGAAGAATTAGGTGATGCAAAATTTGATGAAAAATCAGGGATTTGGCTACTAACTGGAAAATATGGACGAGTATTAAAAATTGCTGATTTGGTTAATGAAGAAGGTCGTGAAAAAGTTCAAGAATATATCCGAAATATGTCTAAACTAGATGACTTGGACATTATTATTGCACTTGGTATGGCAAAAGAGGGATTTGACTGGCCTTTCGCAGAATATGCTTTAACAATTGGTTATCGTAATTCATTAACTGAAGTTGTGCAAATTATTGGGCGCGTGACTCGTGATAGTTCAAATAAAACTCATGCACAATTTACCAATTTAATTGCTCAACCAGATGCTCAAGATGATGAGGTCATGTTTGCGGTTAATAATGTCATGAAAGCAATCACTGCAAGTCTTTTGATGGAATCTGTATTAGCTCCAAACTTTAACTTTAAGCGTAAAGATAATGATGACCAAAAATCAAAAGGAACAGAAATATTCATCAAAGGTTTAAAAGAGACCAGTACTGAGCGTTCAAAAAATATTATTCAAAACGATTTGAATGACTTGAAAGCGACTATTTTACAAGACAGTCAAATTCAGCAAGCTATTGCTGCCGGTGTAAGTGCAAAAGTGATTAATAAGCAACTTGTACTGCGAGTGATAATGAATACCTATCCTGATTTGTCAAATGATGAGACTGAGGAAGTTCGTCAGCACTTAGTTGCACAAGCTGTCATTCAGTCTGCGGAACATGAAGAAGGAACAGGCGGGAATCAATTTCTTAGAATGGCGAATAAATTTATAAATATTGATGAAATTGCAATTGATTTGATTGATGAAGTAAATCCCTTCCAGCGTGCCTATGAGGTTATTTCAAAGGAAATTGATGCACCAACTTTACGCTTTATCCAAGATTATATGGATGGTATAAAATTCACTTTTTCTGAAGATGAATTAGTTATGTTGTATCCTCAAATTGTTCAATTTAAAAATGAAAATGGTAGAATTCCAGATAAGTCTAGTTCAGATCAATACGAGCAAAGATTAGCCTATGCTTTATTACGTTTGGAGCAACTAAGAAGAGAGAGACAAGATGGACAAGCTTAATCTTAAGGATATTTTTTCTGACCCAATCTTTGATGAATTAATAGCTGAAACTCCTAAGAAACAAGTTAAGCGAATTGACCCAGAACTTGAAAAATTTCAAGAGATTATCGAATGGATAAAAAATCATGATGGAAAAGAACCAGAAAAATCTCGTGATATGACCGAAAGAAAAATATTTTCCA from Listeria monocytogenes ATCC 19117 encodes the following:
- a CDS encoding DEAD/DEAH box helicase gives rise to the protein MTSNIFEINYNGTGQSQNTNALGMREMQARVYEKRTSQYLLVKAPPASGKSRALMFVALDKLANQGIKKVIIAVPERSIGKSFQTTELAKFGFFSDWIINPKNNLMDRGTSESKVSQFVNFIRSTNSEDNIMVCTHATLRFAFEKLNDSDFDNVLLAIDEFHHVSQDDNSVLGNAMRKIMGNSSAHIIAMTGSYFRGDSVPILESTDEQKFDKATYTYFEQLEGYKYLKSFAMGYSFYRGRYTDALSEVLDTSKKTIIHIPNVNSGESTKDKYDEVDRILEELGDAKFDEKSGIWLLTGKYGRVLKIADLVNEEGREKVQEYIRNMSKLDDLDIIIALGMAKEGFDWPFAEYALTIGYRNSLTEVVQIIGRVTRDSSNKTHAQFTNLIAQPDAQDDEVMFAVNNVMKAITASLLMESVLAPNFNFKRKDNDDQKSKGTEIFIKGLKETSTERSKNIIQNDLNDLKATILQDSQIQQAIAAGVSAKVINKQLVLRVIMNTYPDLSNDETEEVRQHLVAQAVIQSAEHEEGTGGNQFLRMANKFINIDEIAIDLIDEVNPFQRAYEVISKEIDAPTLRFIQDYMDGIKFTFSEDELVMLYPQIVQFKNENGRIPDKSSSDQYEQRLAYALLRLEQLRRERQDGQA